The following coding sequences lie in one Apium graveolens cultivar Ventura chromosome 1, ASM990537v1, whole genome shotgun sequence genomic window:
- the LOC141676817 gene encoding disease resistance protein Roq1-like isoform X2, with amino-acid sequence MEVHAVGWLMLTTKRESDVVVFPVHSFVQCIIGCEKLSIIFEESLFQVVSANVEIFPVGLGINYQVVLESYYKILDNFHGDLLEYQAGIKTFMDDYGLPRGEDISHQLREAIRGSDVSLVIFSKNYAFSPWCLDELVEILECKPKMGKSVYPVFYDVSPSVVRNKTESFQIAFEGHEKTYFLNMEKVDKWKAALTEAANLSGYDLHNDADGYEVELIQIIVKKVLLEVNLVALNVAMEPVGIVSRLGEITQLLSLGNNEIRKIGIYGMGGIGKTTIAKALFNENFRHFEGSCFLANVREASEGHDGIVHLQEQLLSEILIVDNVRVQNEDRGVSLLMERLCSKKVLIVLDDLNNRRQFDYLAGQWNQFAEGSRIVITTRDAGLLEQIEVDKRYSVEKLDRCESLELFSRHAFKKPIPPEDYMELSEGIAYQAGGLPLALVVLGSYLFKRSMGEWRRSLSQLQQIPRNDIQKKLLISYHALGIGNLQAVFLDIACFFIGNDRDMTVTILNSCGFDSNNDITILMERCLLSVNEKNELRMHDLLRDMGRDIAHNNLPKEPWKHSRLWSCQDIFNVLDGNKGKKCIECIIPSGGVLQEDLCIRYRTRWGYKLSFKTSTFEKLHKLRLLSINKVNLSGSFTGIFEELRWLSWQACPLDCLPTDFCPKNLVFLDLQQSRFKILWNGPKSMENLKILNISNCKFLTITPDFSGLPCLEDLTLRGCLDLVEVDPSIGNLVSLVKLNLMGCLKLKCLPGSICNLTALEHLDLNRCLILEGLPSGLGNMKSLMLLSAENTALKSLPKSIGHLSELSKLLLHNCKKLRNLPRNICNLRALECLDVNYCSNLNELPNNIGNMESLGMLGAAGTKITSLPESIGHLSKLTNLLLHSCKKLRYLPASICNLRSMEILDLNNCSNLEELPNNIGNMESLRMLWAEGTKFVKLPESFGHLSELVELVLCNCRMLKNLPSSICSIKSLKRLDLGDCLSLEGLPKDIGSISGLQELRAWSTKSRNIPNSIQNLKNLEILALNWFSVLENIEADPPAVFALYTLKNLNLKDCYLYDIPDSIGCLISLQHLNLSGSHFHSLPPGLGQLINVETLTLTECKYLRKIQGLPPKLSDLYASSCTSIESLDVSKLDQLRFLYLSYCNSLVKIVGLDKLASIKRIDMAGCEKLSITFEESLFQFLSGTGERIDIYLPMRDIPHWFMNQVSDSSRLSFHGIPTLPGDSLGVMVIAWLNVGHTTDHTEPVTHSKAFKATIANDVCETNAWKPVPQSWIIFIQKNNYSESSEMVIEVKDGLGVKSIGGHLIYKQIRHPRLGTTDKQKES; translated from the exons ATGGAAGTTCACGCGGTAGGCTGGTTAATGCTCACAACTAAGCGAGAGTCGGATGTTGTTGTGTTCCCTGTTCATTCTTTTGTCCAATGTATAATAG GTTGTGAAAAATTATCTATCATTTTCGAAGAAAGTTTGTTTCAG GTTGTCTCTGCAAATGTGGAGATATTCCCAGTTGGTTTAGGCATCAACTATCAAGTAGTTCTAGAATCTTATTACAAGATTCTTGATAATTTTCATGGGGACCTTCTTGAATATCAG GCCGGCATCAAAACATTTATGGATGATTATGGACTTCCAAGAGGCGAAGATATATCACATCAGTTGCGTGAGGCAATTCGAGGGTCTGATGTTTCTCTTGTTATCTTCTCGAAAAACTATGCCTTCTCCCCCTGGTGTTTAGATGAACTTGTAGAGATTCTGGAATGCAAACCAAAAATGGGAAAATCTGTTTATCCTGTTTTTTATGATGTTAGTCCATCAGTTGTACGCAACAAAACTGAGAGTTTTCAAATAGCTTTCGAGGGTCACGAGAAGACATATTTTTTGAACATGGAAAAGGTGGATAAATGGAAAGCTGCATTAACTGAAGCTGCGAATCTCTCTGGTTATGACCTGCACAATGATGCTGATGG GTATGAAGTTGAGCTCATCCAGATAATTGTAAAAAAGGTCCTACTTGAAGTAAACCTTGTAGCTTTAAATGTTGCAATGGAACCAGTTGGAATAGTGTCTCGCTTGGGAGAAATAACACAGTTGTTGAGCCTTGGTAACAATGAAATCCGAAAGATTGGAATCTATGGTATGGGTGGTATAGGTAAAACGACCATTGCAAAAGCTCTCTTTAACGAGAACTTCCGTCACTTTGAAGGTAGTTGCTTTCTTGCTAATGTAAGAGAAGCTTCAGAAGGACATGATGGTATAGTTCACTTACAAGAGCAGCTTCTTTCTGAAATTCTAATAGTAGATAACGTAAGGGTTCAAAATGAAGATAGAGGGGTCAGCTTGTTGATGGAAAGGTTATGTTCTAAGAAAGTTCTTATCGTTCTAGATGATTTGAACAACAGAAGGCAATTTGACTATTTAGCAGGACAGTGGAACCAATTTGCAGAAGGTAGTAGAATCGTCATAACAACACGGGATGCAGGTCTACTCGAACAAATTGAGGTAGATAAGAGGTATAGCGTTGAAAAACTAGACAGATGTGAGTCCTTGGAGCTCTTTAGTCGACATGCCTTCAAAAAACCAATTCCACCGGAAGATTATATGGAACTTTCTGAAGGCATTGCATATCAAGCAGGAGGACTTCCATTGGCTCTCGTAGTTTTAGGATCTTATTTGTTTAAAAGATCCATGGGAGAATGGAGACGTTCCCTCAGCCAATTGCAACAAATTCCTCGAAATGACATTCAAAAGAAACTCTTAATAAGCTACCATGCACTCGGAATTGGAAATCTGCAGGCTGTGTTCCTTGACATTGCATGTTTTTTCATTGGAAATGATAGAGACATGACAGTTACTATATTAAACTCATGTGGCTTCGATTCGAATAATGATATTACCATTTTAATGGAAAGATGTTTACTATCAGTAAATGAGAAAAATGAGTTGAGGATGCACGATCTACTACGAGATATGGGAAGAGATATTGCTCATAATAATTTGCCTAAGGAACCTTGGAAACACAGTCGATTGTGGTCCTGTCAAGACATTTTCAATGTGTTAGATGGAAACAAG GGGAAGAAATGCATAGAGTGTATCATCCCATCTGGCGGAGTACTACAGGAAGACCTCTGCATCAGATATAGAACCAGATGGGGATATAAATTGTCATTTAAAACCAGCACATTTGAAAAATTGCATAAATTAAGATTGCTAAGCATTAACAAGGTGAATCTTAGTGGAAGTTTTACAGGTATATTTGAAGAGTTAAGGTGGCTTTCCTGGCAAGCCTGTCCTTTGGATTGTTTACCAACTGATTTCTGTCCAAAAAACTTGGTTTTCCTTGATCTACAACAGAGCAGATTCAAGATATTGTGGAATGGTCCTAAG AGTATGGAAAATCTGAAGATCTTAAATATCAGCAACTGTAAATTCTTGACGATAACTCCAGACTTCAGCGGATTGCCATGCCTAGAGGATCTGACTCTACGAGGTTGTTTAGACCTGGTAGAGGTTGACCCATCAATTGGAAACTTAGTTAGCCTGGTTAAGTTGAATTTGATGGGATGCTTGAAGCTAAAATGCCTACCAGGCAGTATATGCAACTTGACAGCATTGGAACATCTTGATCTTAATCGTTGCTTGATTCTTGAAGGATTACCATCCGGACTGGGGAATATGAAATCTTTGATGTTGCTTTCAGCTGAGAACACAGCACTTAAAAGTTTACCAAAATCCATCGGACATTTAAGTGAACTCAGTAAGTTGTTACTACATAACTGCAAGAAGCTCAGGAATCTTCCAAGAAACATTTGCAACCTGAGAGCACTGGAATGTCTAGATGTCAATTATTGTTCAAATTTAAATGAATTACCTAACAATATTGGGAACATGGAATCCTTAGGCATGCTTGGGGCAGCGGGTACAAAAATAACAAGCTTACCGGAATCCATTGGACATTTAAGTAAACTCACTAACTTGCTACTGCATAGTTGCAAGAAGCTTAGGTATCTTCCGGCCAGCATATGCAACCTAAGATCGATGGAAATTCTAGATCTTAATAATTGCTCAAATTTAGAAGAATTGCCTAACAATATTGGAAATATGGAATCATTGAGGATGCTTTGGGCAGAAGGCACCAAATTTGTGAAGTTACCAGAATCCTTTGGACATCTAAGTGAACTTGTTGAGCTTGTGTTATGTAACTGCAGGATGCTCAAAAATCTTCCAAGCAGCATCTGCAGTATCAAATCACTGAAACGACTAGATCTTGGTGATTGTTTAAGTCTAGAAGGATTGCCCAAGGATATTGGAAGTATTTCCGGTTTACAGGAACTTCGGGCATGGAGCACCAAAAGTAGGAATATTCCTAATTCTATTCAAAATCTGAAGAACCTGGAAATCCTTGCTTTGAATTGGTTCTCAGTGTTAGAGAATATTGAAGCTGACCCCCCAGCGGTGTTTGCTCTGTATACCTTAAAGAACTTAAATCTCAAGGACTGCTATCTCTATGATATTCCagattctattggttgtttaataTCATTGCAACATCTAAATTTATCTGGAAGTCATTTCCACTCACTACCACCCGGCCTAGGCCAGTTGATCAATGTAGAAACTCTTACATTGACAGAGTGCAAGTATCTTAGGAAAATTCAGGGACTTCCTCCTAAGCTGAGTGATTTGTATGCAAGTTCTTGTACATCAATTGAATCGTTAGATGTATCAAAGTTGGATCAGTTAAGGTTCTTGTATCTTTCCTACTGCAATAGCTTGGTTAAGATTGTAGGTTTGGACAAACTTGCATCTATCAAACGGATTGACATGGCAGGTTGTGAAAAACTATCAATCACTTTCGAAGAGAGCTTGTTTCAG TTTTTGTCTGGTACTGGAGAAAGAATTGATATCTATCTTCCGATGAGAGACATTCCGCATTGGTTTATGAATCAAGTCTCAGACAGTTCTAGACTGTCATTCCATGGGATACCAACCTTACCTGGCGACTCCTTAGGGGTAATGGTAATTGCTTGGTTGAACGTTGGTCACACAACTGATCACACTGAACCAGTTACGCATTCTAAAGCATTTAAAGCTACCATTGCAAATGATGTTTGTGAGACGAATGCTTGGAAACCCGTACCACAGTCATGGATAAtctttattcagaaaaataattacTCTGAATCAAGCGAGATGGTTATTGAAGTTAAAGATGGTTTGGGAGTAAAGAGTATCGGAGGTCACCTGATATATAAACAAATCAGACATCCTCGCCTGGGGACAACTGACAAACAAAAAGAATCTTGA
- the LOC141676817 gene encoding disease resistance protein Roq1-like isoform X4 — protein sequence MGTFLNISSFNPHWNVFLSFRGEDNRKTFTGHLYTALKQAGIKTFMDDYGLPRGEDISHQLREAIRGSDVSLVIFSKNYAFSPWCLDELVEILECKPKMGKSVYPVFYDVSPSVVRNKTESFQIAFEGHEKTYFLNMEKVDKWKAALTEAANLSGYDLHNDADGYEVELIQIIVKKVLLEVNLVALNVAMEPVGIVSRLGEITQLLSLGNNEIRKIGIYGMGGIGKTTIAKALFNENFRHFEGSCFLANVREASEGHDGIVHLQEQLLSEILIVDNVRVQNEDRGVSLLMERLCSKKVLIVLDDLNNRRQFDYLAGQWNQFAEGSRIVITTRDAGLLEQIEVDKRYSVEKLDRCESLELFSRHAFKKPIPPEDYMELSEGIAYQAGGLPLALVVLGSYLFKRSMGEWRRSLSQLQQIPRNDIQKKLLISYHALGIGNLQAVFLDIACFFIGNDRDMTVTILNSCGFDSNNDITILMERCLLSVNEKNELRMHDLLRDMGRDIAHNNLPKEPWKHSRLWSCQDIFNVLDGNKGKKCIECIIPSGGVLQEDLCIRYRTRWGYKLSFKTSTFEKLHKLRLLSINKVNLSGSFTGIFEELRWLSWQACPLDCLPTDFCPKNLVFLDLQQSRFKILWNGPKSMENLKILNISNCKFLTITPDFSGLPCLEDLTLRGCLDLVEVDPSIGNLVSLVKLNLMGCLKLKCLPGSICNLTALEHLDLNRCLILEGLPSGLGNMKSLMLLSAENTALKSLPKSIGHLSELSKLLLHNCKKLRNLPRNICNLRALECLDVNYCSNLNELPNNIGNMESLGMLGAAGTKITSLPESIGHLSKLTNLLLHSCKKLRYLPASICNLRSMEILDLNNCSNLEELPNNIGNMESLRMLWAEGTKFVKLPESFGHLSELVELVLCNCRMLKNLPSSICSIKSLKRLDLGDCLSLEGLPKDIGSISGLQELRAWSTKSRNIPNSIQNLKNLEILALNWFSVLENIEADPPAVFALYTLKNLNLKDCYLYDIPDSIGCLISLQHLNLSGSHFHSLPPGLGQLINVETLTLTECKYLRKIQGLPPKLSDLYASSCTSIESLDVSKLDQLRFLYLSYCNSLVKIVGLDKLASIKRIDMAGCEKLSITFEESLFQFLSGTGERIDIYLPMRDIPHWFMNQVSDSSRLSFHGIPTLPGDSLGVMVIAWLNVGHTTDHTEPVTHSKAFKATIANDVCETNAWKPVPQSWIIFIQKNNYSESSEMVIEVKDGLGVKSIGGHLIYKQIRHPRLGTTDKQKES from the exons ATGGGGACCTTCTTGAATATCAG TTCTTTTAATCCTCATTGGAATGTATTCCTAAGCTTCAGAGGCGAAGATAATCGCAAAACTTTTACCGGTCACTTATACACTGCTTTAAAGCAGGCCGGCATCAAAACATTTATGGATGATTATGGACTTCCAAGAGGCGAAGATATATCACATCAGTTGCGTGAGGCAATTCGAGGGTCTGATGTTTCTCTTGTTATCTTCTCGAAAAACTATGCCTTCTCCCCCTGGTGTTTAGATGAACTTGTAGAGATTCTGGAATGCAAACCAAAAATGGGAAAATCTGTTTATCCTGTTTTTTATGATGTTAGTCCATCAGTTGTACGCAACAAAACTGAGAGTTTTCAAATAGCTTTCGAGGGTCACGAGAAGACATATTTTTTGAACATGGAAAAGGTGGATAAATGGAAAGCTGCATTAACTGAAGCTGCGAATCTCTCTGGTTATGACCTGCACAATGATGCTGATGG GTATGAAGTTGAGCTCATCCAGATAATTGTAAAAAAGGTCCTACTTGAAGTAAACCTTGTAGCTTTAAATGTTGCAATGGAACCAGTTGGAATAGTGTCTCGCTTGGGAGAAATAACACAGTTGTTGAGCCTTGGTAACAATGAAATCCGAAAGATTGGAATCTATGGTATGGGTGGTATAGGTAAAACGACCATTGCAAAAGCTCTCTTTAACGAGAACTTCCGTCACTTTGAAGGTAGTTGCTTTCTTGCTAATGTAAGAGAAGCTTCAGAAGGACATGATGGTATAGTTCACTTACAAGAGCAGCTTCTTTCTGAAATTCTAATAGTAGATAACGTAAGGGTTCAAAATGAAGATAGAGGGGTCAGCTTGTTGATGGAAAGGTTATGTTCTAAGAAAGTTCTTATCGTTCTAGATGATTTGAACAACAGAAGGCAATTTGACTATTTAGCAGGACAGTGGAACCAATTTGCAGAAGGTAGTAGAATCGTCATAACAACACGGGATGCAGGTCTACTCGAACAAATTGAGGTAGATAAGAGGTATAGCGTTGAAAAACTAGACAGATGTGAGTCCTTGGAGCTCTTTAGTCGACATGCCTTCAAAAAACCAATTCCACCGGAAGATTATATGGAACTTTCTGAAGGCATTGCATATCAAGCAGGAGGACTTCCATTGGCTCTCGTAGTTTTAGGATCTTATTTGTTTAAAAGATCCATGGGAGAATGGAGACGTTCCCTCAGCCAATTGCAACAAATTCCTCGAAATGACATTCAAAAGAAACTCTTAATAAGCTACCATGCACTCGGAATTGGAAATCTGCAGGCTGTGTTCCTTGACATTGCATGTTTTTTCATTGGAAATGATAGAGACATGACAGTTACTATATTAAACTCATGTGGCTTCGATTCGAATAATGATATTACCATTTTAATGGAAAGATGTTTACTATCAGTAAATGAGAAAAATGAGTTGAGGATGCACGATCTACTACGAGATATGGGAAGAGATATTGCTCATAATAATTTGCCTAAGGAACCTTGGAAACACAGTCGATTGTGGTCCTGTCAAGACATTTTCAATGTGTTAGATGGAAACAAG GGGAAGAAATGCATAGAGTGTATCATCCCATCTGGCGGAGTACTACAGGAAGACCTCTGCATCAGATATAGAACCAGATGGGGATATAAATTGTCATTTAAAACCAGCACATTTGAAAAATTGCATAAATTAAGATTGCTAAGCATTAACAAGGTGAATCTTAGTGGAAGTTTTACAGGTATATTTGAAGAGTTAAGGTGGCTTTCCTGGCAAGCCTGTCCTTTGGATTGTTTACCAACTGATTTCTGTCCAAAAAACTTGGTTTTCCTTGATCTACAACAGAGCAGATTCAAGATATTGTGGAATGGTCCTAAG AGTATGGAAAATCTGAAGATCTTAAATATCAGCAACTGTAAATTCTTGACGATAACTCCAGACTTCAGCGGATTGCCATGCCTAGAGGATCTGACTCTACGAGGTTGTTTAGACCTGGTAGAGGTTGACCCATCAATTGGAAACTTAGTTAGCCTGGTTAAGTTGAATTTGATGGGATGCTTGAAGCTAAAATGCCTACCAGGCAGTATATGCAACTTGACAGCATTGGAACATCTTGATCTTAATCGTTGCTTGATTCTTGAAGGATTACCATCCGGACTGGGGAATATGAAATCTTTGATGTTGCTTTCAGCTGAGAACACAGCACTTAAAAGTTTACCAAAATCCATCGGACATTTAAGTGAACTCAGTAAGTTGTTACTACATAACTGCAAGAAGCTCAGGAATCTTCCAAGAAACATTTGCAACCTGAGAGCACTGGAATGTCTAGATGTCAATTATTGTTCAAATTTAAATGAATTACCTAACAATATTGGGAACATGGAATCCTTAGGCATGCTTGGGGCAGCGGGTACAAAAATAACAAGCTTACCGGAATCCATTGGACATTTAAGTAAACTCACTAACTTGCTACTGCATAGTTGCAAGAAGCTTAGGTATCTTCCGGCCAGCATATGCAACCTAAGATCGATGGAAATTCTAGATCTTAATAATTGCTCAAATTTAGAAGAATTGCCTAACAATATTGGAAATATGGAATCATTGAGGATGCTTTGGGCAGAAGGCACCAAATTTGTGAAGTTACCAGAATCCTTTGGACATCTAAGTGAACTTGTTGAGCTTGTGTTATGTAACTGCAGGATGCTCAAAAATCTTCCAAGCAGCATCTGCAGTATCAAATCACTGAAACGACTAGATCTTGGTGATTGTTTAAGTCTAGAAGGATTGCCCAAGGATATTGGAAGTATTTCCGGTTTACAGGAACTTCGGGCATGGAGCACCAAAAGTAGGAATATTCCTAATTCTATTCAAAATCTGAAGAACCTGGAAATCCTTGCTTTGAATTGGTTCTCAGTGTTAGAGAATATTGAAGCTGACCCCCCAGCGGTGTTTGCTCTGTATACCTTAAAGAACTTAAATCTCAAGGACTGCTATCTCTATGATATTCCagattctattggttgtttaataTCATTGCAACATCTAAATTTATCTGGAAGTCATTTCCACTCACTACCACCCGGCCTAGGCCAGTTGATCAATGTAGAAACTCTTACATTGACAGAGTGCAAGTATCTTAGGAAAATTCAGGGACTTCCTCCTAAGCTGAGTGATTTGTATGCAAGTTCTTGTACATCAATTGAATCGTTAGATGTATCAAAGTTGGATCAGTTAAGGTTCTTGTATCTTTCCTACTGCAATAGCTTGGTTAAGATTGTAGGTTTGGACAAACTTGCATCTATCAAACGGATTGACATGGCAGGTTGTGAAAAACTATCAATCACTTTCGAAGAGAGCTTGTTTCAG TTTTTGTCTGGTACTGGAGAAAGAATTGATATCTATCTTCCGATGAGAGACATTCCGCATTGGTTTATGAATCAAGTCTCAGACAGTTCTAGACTGTCATTCCATGGGATACCAACCTTACCTGGCGACTCCTTAGGGGTAATGGTAATTGCTTGGTTGAACGTTGGTCACACAACTGATCACACTGAACCAGTTACGCATTCTAAAGCATTTAAAGCTACCATTGCAAATGATGTTTGTGAGACGAATGCTTGGAAACCCGTACCACAGTCATGGATAAtctttattcagaaaaataattacTCTGAATCAAGCGAGATGGTTATTGAAGTTAAAGATGGTTTGGGAGTAAAGAGTATCGGAGGTCACCTGATATATAAACAAATCAGACATCCTCGCCTGGGGACAACTGACAAACAAAAAGAATCTTGA